From one Streptomyces sp. R41 genomic stretch:
- a CDS encoding ABC transporter substrate-binding protein produces the protein MRNKTALRAAATATAALLTATACATQRGQEDKDTTAGGACKGQQTTGITDKSIKLGGIYPLSGPASAYGTISKGVSAYFKNVNDKGGIDGRKVEFVVRDDGYQPPKAVEEARRLVEREKVFAVFQTLGTPSTAAVWDYLNKQKVPQPFVATGASIWGTDDKHPWTIGWQPNYVAEARIYAKYLKDSKPKAKVAVLYQNDDFGKDLLGGFEKAVDGSGIKVVAKESYEVTDPSVSAQMANLARSKADVLLNITTPKFGSQALAADAKNSKWNPLHIVNNVSSSAAVLKPVGFKNVQGVVSATYFKDPADPQWADDPEMKEYRQAMRKYAPDADPANQFNAYGWAVASSVHQALAAMKCPTREGLRDAVRNLKDVKVGLLLPGVTLATGPDDGFPIETMQLMRFKGERWSLFGEPVDTRKEFGPITR, from the coding sequence ATGCGCAACAAGACCGCTCTGCGAGCGGCCGCCACGGCGACCGCAGCCCTGCTCACCGCCACCGCCTGTGCCACCCAGCGAGGGCAGGAGGACAAGGACACCACCGCCGGCGGCGCGTGCAAGGGCCAGCAGACCACCGGCATCACCGACAAGAGCATCAAGCTGGGCGGCATCTACCCGCTGTCCGGACCCGCCTCCGCGTACGGCACGATCAGCAAGGGCGTGAGCGCCTACTTCAAGAACGTCAACGACAAGGGCGGAATAGACGGCCGCAAGGTCGAGTTCGTCGTCCGCGACGACGGCTATCAGCCGCCCAAGGCCGTGGAGGAGGCCAGAAGACTGGTCGAGCGGGAGAAGGTCTTCGCCGTCTTCCAGACCCTGGGCACCCCTTCCACGGCGGCCGTGTGGGACTACCTCAACAAGCAGAAGGTGCCGCAGCCCTTCGTCGCCACCGGCGCCTCCATCTGGGGTACGGACGACAAGCACCCCTGGACCATTGGCTGGCAGCCCAACTATGTGGCGGAGGCACGGATCTACGCCAAGTACCTCAAGGACAGCAAGCCCAAGGCGAAGGTCGCCGTGCTCTACCAGAACGACGACTTCGGCAAGGACCTGCTCGGCGGGTTCGAGAAGGCTGTCGACGGCAGCGGCATCAAGGTGGTCGCCAAGGAGAGTTACGAGGTCACCGACCCGTCGGTCTCCGCGCAGATGGCTAACCTTGCCCGCTCCAAGGCGGACGTGCTCCTGAACATCACCACACCCAAGTTCGGCAGCCAGGCCCTCGCAGCCGATGCCAAGAACTCCAAGTGGAACCCGCTGCACATCGTGAACAACGTGTCGTCGTCCGCCGCTGTGCTCAAGCCGGTCGGGTTCAAGAACGTCCAGGGCGTGGTTTCGGCGACGTACTTCAAGGATCCCGCCGATCCGCAGTGGGCCGATGATCCGGAGATGAAGGAGTATCGGCAGGCGATGCGGAAGTACGCACCGGACGCCGACCCCGCCAATCAGTTCAACGCCTACGGCTGGGCCGTCGCCTCCAGCGTGCACCAGGCACTCGCCGCGATGAAGTGCCCGACCAGAGAGGGGCTGCGGGATGCGGTGCGCAACCTGAAGGACGTCAAGGTGGGCTTGCTGCTGCCTGGTGTCACTTTGGCCACCGGGCCCGATGACGGCTTCCCGATCGAGACGATGCAGCTGATGCGGTTCAAGGGCGAGCGGTGGTCGCTCTTCGGTGAACCGGTGGACACACGCAAGGAGTTTGGGCCGATCACTCGCTGA
- a CDS encoding SDR family NAD(P)-dependent oxidoreductase — translation MTAAESRATAAREEQTDNAALRGKVAIVTGGAGGLGRATAMALAQAGARVVVADLDARGGREVADMVGGHFRACDVSDLDANRALVDFTQEQYGGVDIAFLNAGVATGCGVGEDFDPARYRRAMGANLDGVVFGTHAVLPALRARGGGAIVATASLAGLAAVPFDPLYAANKHAVVGLARSLGPALAPDNVRFNAVCPGFAESRIIDPLRDMLSEQQLPVIPAHVVADTVLRIVTGDGTGECWFIQAGREPEPFRFRNVPGPGKPVGV, via the coding sequence ATGACCGCCGCCGAGAGCAGGGCTACCGCCGCACGGGAAGAGCAGACCGACAACGCCGCGCTCCGCGGCAAGGTGGCGATCGTCACCGGCGGTGCCGGCGGACTGGGCCGGGCCACGGCGATGGCGTTGGCGCAGGCGGGGGCGCGCGTGGTTGTCGCGGACCTCGACGCGCGGGGCGGCCGGGAGGTGGCCGACATGGTCGGTGGCCACTTCCGCGCCTGTGACGTCTCCGACCTCGACGCCAACCGTGCGCTGGTGGACTTCACTCAGGAGCAATACGGCGGTGTCGACATCGCGTTCCTGAACGCGGGCGTGGCGACCGGATGCGGCGTCGGCGAGGACTTCGACCCGGCGCGCTACCGCCGGGCGATGGGCGCCAACCTCGACGGTGTCGTCTTCGGCACGCATGCGGTGCTGCCGGCGCTGCGGGCCCGTGGCGGAGGGGCGATCGTGGCGACCGCGTCCCTGGCGGGCCTGGCGGCGGTGCCGTTCGATCCGCTGTATGCGGCCAACAAGCATGCGGTGGTAGGACTCGCACGCTCCTTGGGACCGGCCCTCGCCCCGGACAACGTGCGCTTCAACGCGGTCTGCCCGGGGTTCGCCGAGTCACGGATCATCGACCCGCTGCGCGACATGCTCTCCGAGCAGCAACTGCCGGTGATCCCGGCTCATGTGGTGGCGGACACGGTGCTGCGGATCGTCACCGGTGACGGCACCGGGGAGTGCTGGTTCATCCAGGCCGGGCGCGAGCCGGAGCCGTTCCGCTTCCGCAACGTGCCCGGCCCGGGCAAACCTGTCGGCGTCTGA
- a CDS encoding NADP-dependent oxidoreductase, producing MSATNRQIRLAARPVGQVKPDDWEHVSGPVEDPGPGRFAGRTRVISLDPAMRGWLDDRPSYLPPVGIGEVMRAGSVIEVTASNHPGFQPGDHVVGTFGVQEYVVSDGRGALKIDTSLAPPSTYLGALGMPGMTAYFGLLDVGALKDGETVVVSGAAGAVGTMVGQIAKAKGCRVVGIAGGPEKCALLTDELGFDVAIDYRADDVRKALREHAPDGIDVYFDNVGGDILDAALTRLAMHARVVVCGAISQYNNATPVKGPSNYLTLLVRRARMEGFVVFDYAKRYAQAAQEISAWIGDGRIKVKEHVVRGTVDEFPETLQMLFRGENVGKLVLELA from the coding sequence ATGTCTGCGACCAACCGCCAGATCCGTCTGGCAGCCCGCCCCGTGGGCCAGGTGAAACCCGATGACTGGGAGCACGTCTCGGGACCCGTGGAGGATCCCGGACCTGGCCGGTTCGCGGGCCGGACGCGGGTCATCTCGCTGGACCCGGCCATGCGGGGCTGGCTGGACGACCGCCCCTCCTACCTGCCTCCGGTGGGCATCGGTGAGGTGATGCGCGCCGGATCGGTCATCGAGGTCACCGCATCCAACCACCCCGGCTTCCAGCCGGGTGATCACGTGGTCGGCACGTTCGGCGTCCAGGAGTACGTGGTCTCCGACGGCAGAGGCGCCCTGAAGATCGACACCTCCCTCGCTCCGCCCTCGACGTATCTCGGGGCGCTGGGCATGCCCGGCATGACCGCCTACTTCGGCCTGCTGGACGTCGGGGCGCTCAAGGACGGCGAGACCGTCGTGGTGTCGGGGGCGGCCGGCGCGGTCGGCACCATGGTGGGGCAGATCGCGAAGGCCAAGGGCTGCCGGGTCGTGGGCATCGCCGGCGGGCCCGAGAAGTGCGCGTTGCTCACCGACGAGCTGGGCTTCGACGTGGCCATCGACTACCGCGCCGACGACGTCAGGAAGGCGCTGCGCGAACACGCCCCGGACGGCATCGACGTCTACTTCGACAACGTGGGAGGAGACATCCTCGACGCCGCCCTGACCCGGCTGGCGATGCACGCGCGCGTCGTGGTCTGCGGCGCGATCAGTCAGTACAACAACGCCACGCCGGTCAAGGGCCCCTCGAACTACCTCACACTGCTGGTGCGTCGCGCCCGCATGGAGGGCTTCGTCGTCTTCGACTACGCCAAGCGCTACGCGCAGGCCGCGCAGGAGATCTCCGCCTGGATCGGCGACGGCCGCATCAAGGTCAAAGAACATGTGGTGAGGGGGACCGTGGACGAATTCCCCGAGACGCTGCAGATGCTCTTCCGCGGCGAGAACGTCGGCAAGCTCGTGCTCGAGCTGGCATGA
- a CDS encoding TetR/AcrR family transcriptional regulator, which produces MTAHETGATASPRGRKASDTRGTLIRAAEQLFAVKGVDGVSLNEIKRAAGQRNAMALQYHFGDRAGLLRAVLDKHLPAVDAGREALLQQYEDSGTADLRSLATALVLPAAAKLADPDGGREFLQIVAELLNRPEPLVEVVVTEGSSIYPWRRLVEPLLAPESTAVLHTRFTAMRFCHAELAARAAARPRRDDRLFTSRLVDLVTALLAAPVSDQTARLLQGRDRKDQAEQSTPTRRPVRPAS; this is translated from the coding sequence GTGACAGCACATGAGACGGGGGCCACCGCGTCGCCTCGGGGCCGGAAGGCCAGTGACACTCGCGGCACCCTCATCCGGGCCGCCGAGCAGTTGTTCGCGGTGAAGGGTGTCGACGGGGTCTCGCTCAACGAGATCAAGCGGGCCGCCGGCCAGCGCAACGCGATGGCCCTGCAGTACCACTTCGGCGATCGGGCGGGTCTGCTGCGGGCCGTGCTCGACAAACACCTTCCCGCGGTGGACGCCGGCCGGGAGGCGCTACTGCAGCAGTACGAGGACAGCGGGACGGCCGATCTCCGCTCCCTCGCCACCGCACTGGTGCTGCCGGCGGCCGCGAAGCTCGCCGATCCCGACGGCGGCCGCGAGTTCCTGCAGATCGTGGCCGAACTCCTCAACCGCCCGGAACCCCTGGTCGAAGTCGTCGTGACGGAGGGGTCGAGCATCTACCCGTGGCGGCGCCTGGTGGAGCCTCTGCTCGCTCCCGAGTCGACGGCGGTCCTGCACACCCGCTTCACCGCCATGCGCTTCTGTCACGCCGAACTCGCCGCCCGGGCCGCCGCCCGCCCCCGCAGGGACGACCGGTTGTTCACCAGCCGACTGGTCGACCTGGTCACCGCACTGCTGGCCGCGCCGGTGTCCGACCAGACCGCACGACTGCTCCAGGGGCGAGACCGGAAGGACCAGGCCGAGCAGTCGACCCCGACTCGCCGACCGGTCCGGCCAGCCAGCTGA
- a CDS encoding alcohol dehydrogenase catalytic domain-containing protein, producing MKALTYRGPHDIRYGDVPDPAVTSTTDAVVQVTTAGICGSDLHIYGGNGFSPDVGYTPGHECVGVVVETGSQVTRFKPGDRVLVPASAGCTLCRTCARGLTARCERAQAPTDLCYGVSPQLPGSQAQALAVPHADVNLVHLPEGISDEAAIVLTDNAPTAWYGCRRARIQPGETVLVIGLGPVGLMAAQSAFAMGAARVLGADLVAERRAFAATLGVEPVEGEDARAAIREMTAGRGPDAVVEAVGSDATIELALKAVRQAGRVSVIGVSHNKAFPFHMGLAQIKELEFAIGLCSIHYELPTLIPLAQAGRITPEVVVSHRFALSQGPAAYELFNSRADGVRKILLDPAR from the coding sequence GTGAAGGCACTGACCTACCGCGGCCCCCACGACATCCGCTACGGGGACGTCCCCGACCCGGCCGTCACCAGCACCACCGACGCGGTCGTCCAGGTCACCACCGCCGGTATCTGCGGCAGCGACCTGCACATCTACGGTGGCAACGGGTTCAGCCCCGACGTCGGCTACACCCCGGGACACGAATGCGTCGGCGTGGTCGTCGAAACGGGCAGCCAGGTCACCCGCTTCAAGCCCGGCGACCGGGTCCTGGTTCCCGCCTCGGCCGGCTGCACCCTGTGCAGAACCTGCGCGAGGGGGCTCACCGCCAGGTGCGAGCGCGCCCAAGCCCCGACGGATCTGTGCTACGGCGTGAGTCCGCAACTTCCGGGCAGTCAGGCCCAGGCCCTGGCTGTGCCGCATGCCGACGTCAACCTGGTGCACCTGCCCGAAGGCATCTCCGACGAAGCCGCCATCGTCCTGACGGACAACGCCCCCACGGCCTGGTACGGCTGCCGCCGCGCCCGCATCCAGCCCGGTGAAACGGTCCTGGTCATCGGTCTGGGCCCGGTCGGCCTCATGGCCGCGCAATCGGCCTTCGCGATGGGTGCCGCCCGCGTGCTGGGCGCGGACCTGGTCGCGGAGCGCCGCGCCTTCGCCGCCACCCTCGGCGTCGAGCCGGTCGAGGGCGAGGACGCACGGGCGGCCATACGGGAGATGACCGCGGGACGCGGACCGGATGCCGTGGTCGAGGCCGTGGGCTCGGACGCCACCATCGAACTCGCCCTCAAAGCCGTCCGGCAGGCAGGACGCGTCAGCGTCATCGGGGTCAGCCACAACAAGGCCTTCCCCTTCCACATGGGGCTGGCCCAGATCAAGGAGCTGGAGTTCGCCATCGGCCTGTGCTCAATCCATTACGAACTCCCCACCCTGATCCCCCTCGCCCAGGCCGGCCGCATCACGCCGGAGGTCGTCGTTTCCCACCGCTTCGCCCTCTCCCAGGGTCCCGCGGCGTACGAACTGTTCAACAGCCGCGCCGACGGTGTCCGCAAGATCCTTCTCGACCCTGCCCGTTGA
- a CDS encoding DUF485 domain-containing protein produces MTYADDNRYPQSAPTGWPQRRTEPYGHAPRHKSYERNPDPWQDDAYGYDASSFDAYGAYGQSPVHEQYAHETRPPGADLTALRSAYRLLRRVSTLTALGSFVVYVVLSCAAADLMGSKIAGELSLGMALGVLQLVVTFAAVFWYGRSAQRSVDPLARVVRERSVRARRDAGVAR; encoded by the coding sequence ATGACATACGCCGACGACAATCGGTACCCGCAATCAGCCCCGACGGGATGGCCGCAGCGGCGGACCGAGCCCTATGGGCATGCCCCTCGGCACAAGTCGTACGAGCGGAATCCGGATCCGTGGCAGGACGACGCGTACGGATACGACGCCTCCTCCTTCGACGCGTACGGGGCATACGGGCAGAGCCCCGTGCACGAGCAGTACGCGCACGAGACCCGTCCGCCCGGTGCCGACCTCACCGCCCTCCGCTCGGCCTACCGCCTGCTCCGCCGGGTCTCCACTCTCACGGCGCTGGGCTCCTTCGTGGTGTACGTGGTGCTGTCCTGCGCCGCTGCGGACCTGATGGGGTCCAAGATCGCCGGGGAGCTGAGTCTGGGAATGGCCCTGGGGGTCCTCCAGCTCGTCGTCACCTTCGCGGCCGTCTTCTGGTACGGACGCAGCGCACAACGCTCGGTGGACCCGCTGGCGCGGGTCGTCAGGGAACGGTCGGTCAGGGCGCGCCGGGATGCCGGGGTGGCGAGATGA
- a CDS encoding cation acetate symporter, whose product MNDFSSGTQATVLILFTALVTLTLLMCVMAGPDRDDLTNFYTGYLSLTPLKNGLAIAGDYISAATVLSTTGIIALAGYDGYVLAVSTALSLVLLMFLLAEPLRNAGRFTMGDVLARNMPGRAVRIAACVVTLSATLPFLVVQLSGAGSLLTFILNIPHGAGARTTCIVFVGSLMIIYAAIGGMKGTALIQMIKIVLLLGTSAAVAVLVLNRFDWSLGDMLRAAQRGSGAGPAFLEQGLQLGTSTSNRLDFVSLQITVILGVACLPHITMRLYSARDVPAVRRSMSWAVSTVTTFCLLVIIMGTGAAALVGSRYITAADPHGRTSVLMLSRVLGGDASSVGATVLYAAVAGMIFITLLSSVAGMTLAAASSLAHDLFAHAARRGQAEPRTEMTVAAWTSVAVGTVAIVLSTLVQNWDVGVLTTLAICIGASAVAPALTYSLFWRGFTRTGMLAALYGGAACAVVLMIFSKAVSGTPSAVFPDADFHLFPMQSTGIVSIPFGYLAGWLGSLLDHRRRAAESREYRRLYEESEARLLAAAE is encoded by the coding sequence ATGAACGACTTCAGCTCCGGGACGCAGGCCACCGTCCTCATCCTGTTCACCGCACTGGTCACCCTCACGCTGCTGATGTGCGTGATGGCGGGACCGGACCGCGACGACCTGACGAACTTCTACACGGGCTACCTCTCGCTCACCCCGCTCAAGAACGGGCTCGCGATCGCGGGCGACTACATCTCCGCGGCCACGGTGTTGAGCACCACCGGCATCATCGCGCTCGCCGGATACGACGGCTACGTCCTGGCGGTCAGCACGGCTCTGTCATTGGTGCTGCTGATGTTCCTGCTGGCAGAGCCCCTGCGCAACGCCGGCCGATTCACCATGGGCGACGTCCTGGCCCGCAACATGCCGGGGCGGGCCGTGCGTATCGCCGCCTGCGTGGTGACGCTCTCGGCGACCCTCCCCTTCCTGGTCGTCCAGCTCTCCGGGGCCGGGTCGCTGCTCACCTTCATCCTCAACATCCCGCACGGGGCGGGCGCCAGGACGACGTGCATCGTCTTCGTCGGCAGCCTGATGATCATTTATGCCGCGATCGGCGGCATGAAGGGCACCGCGCTCATTCAGATGATCAAGATCGTGCTCCTGCTCGGTACCAGCGCCGCCGTCGCCGTCCTGGTGCTGAACCGCTTCGACTGGAGCCTGGGCGACATGCTGAGGGCCGCCCAGCGCGGCAGCGGCGCGGGCCCCGCCTTCCTCGAACAGGGCCTGCAACTGGGCACCTCCACCAGCAACCGGCTGGACTTCGTCAGTCTCCAGATCACCGTGATCCTCGGCGTGGCCTGCCTGCCGCACATCACCATGCGCCTGTACTCCGCGCGGGACGTGCCGGCCGTGCGCCGCTCCATGTCGTGGGCGGTCAGCACGGTCACCACGTTCTGCCTGCTCGTGATCATCATGGGTACGGGCGCGGCGGCACTGGTGGGCTCGCGTTACATCACCGCGGCCGACCCGCACGGCAGGACGTCGGTACTCATGCTGTCCCGGGTGCTCGGCGGGGACGCCTCCTCCGTCGGCGCGACGGTTCTCTACGCGGCCGTGGCGGGAATGATCTTCATCACCCTGCTGTCGTCGGTCGCCGGGATGACCCTGGCCGCGGCCTCGTCACTCGCCCACGATCTGTTCGCCCATGCGGCGCGACGGGGACAGGCGGAGCCGCGTACGGAGATGACGGTGGCGGCGTGGACGAGCGTGGCGGTGGGAACCGTTGCCATCGTTCTCTCCACCCTCGTCCAGAACTGGGACGTCGGGGTGCTGACCACGCTGGCCATCTGCATCGGGGCATCGGCGGTCGCGCCCGCGCTGACCTACTCCCTGTTCTGGCGAGGATTCACCCGCACCGGCATGCTCGCCGCCCTGTACGGCGGCGCAGCCTGCGCGGTGGTGCTGATGATCTTCTCGAAGGCCGTTTCGGGCACGCCGTCGGCCGTCTTCCCGGACGCCGACTTCCACCTGTTCCCCATGCAGTCCACCGGCATCGTCTCCATCCCGTTCGGCTACCTGGCGGGCTGGCTGGGCAGCCTTCTGGACCACCGGCGCCGCGCCGCCGAGAGCCGCGAGTATCGGCGACTGTACGAGGAGAGTGAGGCACGGCTGCTCGCCGCGGCCGAATGA
- a CDS encoding GlxA family transcriptional regulator has product MSERRVVVVVYAGALALDITGPIEVFDTANRLLTASDVPYRIDFVSADAPLVRMSSGMVVEASPLEAAQGPIDTLLVPGGWSLNSALRDRALVSWIGQAAARSRRVASVCGGSFLLAEAGLLDGRRATTHWAYSEAMACRYPDVTVDAEPIFVWDGPFVTSAGVSTGIDMALALLEADHGSALALETARFLVLFLKRHGGQAQFSAVLDAQWADHPPIRAAQEWILENLHNPLPVAEIAQQANMSQRNFARVFRREVGTTPGQYVERTRIARARELLETTDLTIREIARRCGFPAPETFFRSFGRTLGLTPKEYRHRFQVISPSGLIDRHYETDRSFA; this is encoded by the coding sequence GTGTCAGAGAGACGTGTTGTTGTGGTGGTGTACGCGGGCGCGCTGGCCCTGGACATCACCGGACCGATCGAAGTCTTCGATACCGCCAACCGACTCCTTACCGCGTCGGACGTCCCCTACCGGATCGACTTCGTCTCCGCCGACGCACCACTGGTGCGCATGAGTTCAGGAATGGTGGTGGAAGCCTCGCCGCTGGAGGCGGCGCAGGGCCCGATCGACACACTCCTCGTGCCGGGCGGCTGGAGTTTGAACAGCGCGCTGCGGGACCGGGCGCTGGTCTCCTGGATCGGCCAGGCAGCGGCCCGGTCCCGCAGAGTGGCCTCCGTATGCGGCGGATCCTTTCTGCTCGCCGAGGCGGGCCTCCTCGACGGCCGGCGCGCGACCACGCACTGGGCGTACAGCGAAGCCATGGCCTGTCGCTACCCGGACGTGACGGTGGACGCCGAGCCGATCTTCGTCTGGGACGGCCCCTTCGTGACCTCCGCTGGAGTCTCGACCGGGATCGACATGGCGCTGGCCCTGCTGGAGGCCGATCACGGCTCTGCTCTCGCACTGGAGACGGCGCGGTTTCTGGTGCTGTTCCTCAAGCGGCATGGAGGACAAGCCCAGTTCAGCGCCGTCCTCGACGCCCAGTGGGCCGACCATCCGCCGATCCGGGCAGCACAGGAGTGGATTCTGGAGAACCTGCACAACCCGCTGCCCGTGGCCGAGATCGCCCAGCAGGCCAACATGAGTCAGCGCAACTTCGCCCGGGTCTTCCGGCGCGAGGTGGGCACGACCCCCGGCCAGTACGTCGAGCGGACACGCATCGCCCGCGCACGAGAGCTGCTGGAGACCACCGACCTGACGATCCGTGAGATAGCGCGCCGCTGCGGATTCCCCGCACCGGAGACCTTCTTCCGCTCCTTCGGACGAACCCTGGGTCTGACCCCGAAGGAGTACCGGCACCGCTTTCAGGTCATCTCGCCATCCGGCCTCATCGACCGGCACTACGAGACCGACAGGAGCTTCGCATGA
- a CDS encoding thiamine pyrophosphate-binding protein yields the protein MNTTTTGIPEAVTARLVDYLAGELARAGVTHVFGVGGANIEDLYDAVHRGGAVRGVVAKHEFSAVTMADGYARTTGRLGVVAATSGGGAMNLVPGLAEAYASRVPVLALVGQPPTGQEGHGAFQDSSGKAGSFDARQVFAAVSTFCARVDDADSLTELLPRAMAAAQSDPRGPAVLLLPKDVQQAQIQVPGRDVAPAPGMPTSTASATRLDSDALTAASDILREAGHVLVIAGEDVAAADARAELAELARRLGAWVAVTPDAKDVFDNRDPRFAGVAGVMGHANVEDCLRRADVCLLVGTRLPLLARGGLDRALATTEVVCLGPEPPFVAGTVLGGGLRDALRAVTGRLPPRPRACPQHAGPLPTPIPSPVSRAREGTVPYAQAVAAVEAALPQDAHVFVDAGNAGASAVHLLPAPRHGRFVVAVGMGGMGYTFGAGIGAALATGRRSYVLAGDGAFFMHGMEVHTAVEYAAPVTFVIFNNNAHAMCALREEFLQGGVRSDDVFARTDLAAGVAAAFPTLPATGADDAAQLRKALLRSNAGGGPAFVTLDCDPREIPPFLPFQSARSVQSFAQAGQGTTATPAAQDTNGAQGIQGSDSTRGTESKESSDERGVVHVG from the coding sequence ATGAACACCACGACCACGGGCATACCCGAGGCGGTCACGGCACGCCTGGTCGACTACCTGGCCGGGGAACTCGCCAGGGCCGGAGTCACCCACGTGTTCGGCGTCGGCGGCGCGAACATCGAGGACCTTTACGACGCCGTGCACCGCGGCGGCGCCGTCCGCGGTGTCGTCGCCAAACACGAGTTCTCCGCCGTCACGATGGCCGACGGATACGCCCGTACCACCGGGCGGCTCGGCGTGGTCGCCGCCACCTCGGGCGGCGGCGCGATGAATCTCGTACCGGGCCTGGCCGAGGCGTACGCCTCCCGGGTGCCCGTGCTGGCCCTGGTGGGCCAGCCGCCGACCGGCCAGGAAGGCCACGGGGCGTTCCAGGACTCCAGCGGCAAGGCGGGCTCCTTCGACGCACGGCAGGTGTTCGCAGCGGTCTCCACGTTCTGCGCCCGGGTCGACGACGCGGACTCGCTCACGGAGTTGCTGCCCCGGGCGATGGCGGCGGCACAGTCCGATCCGCGAGGGCCTGCCGTACTGCTGCTGCCCAAGGACGTACAGCAGGCACAGATCCAGGTGCCCGGGCGCGACGTGGCGCCGGCACCTGGCATGCCGACATCGACGGCGTCGGCGACGCGGCTCGACAGCGACGCCCTCACCGCCGCGTCGGACATCCTTCGCGAGGCCGGCCACGTCCTCGTCATCGCCGGTGAGGACGTGGCCGCCGCGGACGCACGCGCGGAGCTGGCCGAACTGGCCCGACGCCTCGGGGCGTGGGTGGCGGTCACCCCCGACGCCAAGGATGTGTTCGACAACCGTGATCCCCGATTCGCAGGCGTAGCGGGGGTGATGGGCCATGCCAACGTCGAGGACTGTCTGCGCCGGGCCGACGTGTGCCTGCTGGTCGGTACCCGGCTGCCGCTCCTGGCACGCGGCGGCCTCGACCGCGCCCTGGCCACCACCGAAGTGGTCTGCCTCGGTCCCGAACCGCCCTTCGTGGCGGGCACCGTACTGGGCGGCGGCCTGCGGGACGCGCTGCGCGCGGTGACCGGTCGGCTTCCGCCGCGCCCACGCGCCTGCCCGCAGCACGCCGGTCCCCTGCCCACGCCCATCCCGAGCCCGGTTTCTCGGGCCCGTGAGGGAACCGTCCCCTACGCCCAGGCGGTCGCCGCGGTGGAAGCGGCACTCCCCCAGGACGCGCACGTCTTCGTCGACGCCGGTAACGCGGGGGCCAGCGCGGTCCATCTCCTCCCGGCACCGCGCCACGGCCGCTTCGTGGTGGCCGTCGGCATGGGCGGCATGGGCTACACCTTCGGTGCCGGAATCGGCGCCGCGCTCGCCACCGGCCGACGCAGCTACGTACTCGCCGGCGACGGTGCCTTCTTCATGCACGGGATGGAGGTGCACACCGCCGTGGAGTACGCCGCACCCGTGACCTTCGTGATCTTCAACAACAACGCCCACGCCATGTGCGCGCTGCGTGAGGAGTTCCTGCAAGGCGGCGTCCGCAGCGACGACGTGTTCGCCCGGACCGACCTCGCCGCGGGGGTGGCCGCCGCCTTCCCGACCCTGCCGGCCACCGGGGCCGACGACGCCGCCCAGTTGCGCAAGGCACTGCTGCGCAGCAATGCGGGCGGCGGTCCGGCGTTCGTCACGCTGGACTGCGACCCACGGGAGATCCCCCCGTTCCTTCCCTTCCAGTCCGCCCGGTCCGTCCAGTCCTTCGCCCAAGCTGGCCAAGGCACCACGGCGACGCCGGCAGCTCAAGACACCAACGGCGCCCAAGGCATCCAAGGCAGCGACAGCACTCGAGGAACCGAGAGCAAGGAGAGCTCAGATGAACGAGGAGTCGTCCACGTTGGCTGA
- a CDS encoding SRPBCC family protein: MNEESSTLADIPGLMRIENPGKEELTAHCMELTHAVYPHHQVYGQFCTIHAHVDCPPEQAYDYLRQGHHLEEWTCSLRDFAPSGTPGLWVGYDRLEDDTRIYCKVVADPEAMTVDYHCSWDQGEKLWMIYLMRVVPAPLVLDKPGSVITWTNCRHPYYDANPHPDMAPRSDRPWVGDFWDLFYAGHTVEMNNLKAILEHRHRNGLPISMAPAQAVAR; encoded by the coding sequence ATGAACGAGGAGTCGTCCACGTTGGCTGACATCCCCGGTCTGATGCGGATCGAGAACCCCGGCAAGGAGGAACTGACCGCCCACTGCATGGAGCTCACCCACGCCGTCTACCCCCACCATCAGGTCTACGGGCAGTTCTGCACCATCCACGCACACGTCGACTGCCCACCGGAGCAGGCCTACGACTACCTGCGCCAGGGCCACCACCTGGAGGAGTGGACCTGCAGCCTGCGGGACTTCGCACCCTCCGGCACGCCCGGGCTGTGGGTCGGCTACGACCGGCTCGAGGACGACACCAGGATCTACTGCAAGGTTGTCGCCGACCCCGAGGCCATGACCGTGGACTACCACTGCTCCTGGGACCAGGGCGAGAAGCTGTGGATGATCTACCTGATGCGCGTCGTCCCGGCCCCACTGGTGCTCGACAAGCCGGGCTCGGTGATCACCTGGACCAACTGCCGGCACCCCTACTACGACGCCAACCCGCACCCCGACATGGCTCCCCGCTCGGACCGGCCCTGGGTGGGCGACTTCTGGGACCTCTTCTACGCCGGACACACCGTGGAGATGAACAACCTCAAGGCGATCCTGGAACACCGCCACCGCAACGGCCTGCCCATCAGTATGGCTCCGGCGCAGGCGGTGGCGCGGTGA